From the Candidatus Methylomirabilota bacterium genome, the window GGTCCGCGCCATGGCTAAGCACCGATGGTATGTGCGCTACCTGTCCAGACCGAGGGACCCAGCGCGCCCGACTGAGCTTGTTGTAGTGCCCGACGAGTTCACGATCTCCGCTCCCCCGTCCCGGAGCTTCGTGTTTGCTTTCTCTCAGGAAGGTTGGAGTAGCATCGAGGGCCTGGCCGACAGCCTCACGAGGGCCACGCGCGAAGTACCAGCGCACCTGCACGGCCTGGTCGTCCTAAGCGACAACTGGTATCTGGCTCAAGAAGCGTATGCTGGCCGCGACCCCAGATACTACACGTCCACGAAGAATGCGCTCCTCCAGTTCGTCAACGGTCTAGTGCATAGTCTTGCTAGCTTGCCAATGTTTCAGTGTTCGATCGACAAGTACCTCGGGGCGCGTGGTGCCTAACCCGCATTATGCGTGAAAGATGAAACAAAGGAGCCACCGAGCCCCTCAACGGTGCTATAGAAGCGGTGATGAGGCGCTTCGACACCGAAACGCGAGGAGGCTCGATGGCTACAGACTGTATACCTCAGGTGACCTTCGAGTTCCAAGGGGTGCCGCAGCCGATCATGGCGCGGTTCGACCAGGCTCACGCGAGCTCGGATGGCGGGGCCCTGCTGCTCAAGGCCCTCGACGACCGGCTGGGGGTGACGGAGCGGCTGGCCCACAGCGTGAGGGATCCACGGCAGCCCGGCAAGGTCGAGCACGAGCTGATCGAGCTGGTGCGGCAACGCGTCTACGGGATCGCCTGCGGGTATGCCGACTGCAACGACGCCGCGCGGTTGGCCGAGGACCCGGTCCACAAGCTCCTGCTCGAGCGGGATCCCCTCGCCGGGCCCGCCCTGGCTTCCCAGCCCACCCTCTCCCGCTTCGAGAACGCGGTGGGCTGGCGGGAGCTCTACCTGGCGAGCGTGGGCCTGGCCGACTTGGTCATCGAGCACCATCGCGCGCGGCTGAAGGGGCGCGCCCGCCGCATCACAATCGACCTCGATCCGACCGACGATCCCACGCACGGGCAACAGGAGTTCACCTTCTTCAATGGCCACTACGACACGTGGTGCTACCTGCCGCTGGCGGCGACGCTGACGTTCAACGCCGAGCCGACGCAGTATCTGGTCGCCGCCGTGCTGCGGCCGGGCAACAGCCCGGCCAAGCGCGGCGCCATCGGCCTGCTGACACGGCTGGTGCCCCGCCTGCGCGCCGCCTTTCCGCGGGCCATCGTCCGGGTCCGGCTCGACGGAGGCTTTGCCAGCCCCGAGGTGTTGGACTTCTTGGACGCCGAGGCCGACGAGTACGTAGTGGCCATGGCGAGCAATGTCCGCCTGGTCAAGCGCAGCCGCCGGTTGATGGGCCGGGCCCGAAGGCTCTCCCAGGCCAGTGGCCAGACCGAACACCTCTTCGGCGAGACGCGGTACGCGGCCCGCAAGTGGACGCGCAAGCGGCGGGTGATCATCAAGGCCGAGGTGGTGCGGCATCCCGAGCGCGCGTCCAAGAACAATCCTCGCTTCGTCGTCACGAACCTCCCCGACCCGCCGGAGGTGGTCTACCAGGTCTACTGCGCGCGCGGCGACATGGAGAACCGGCTCAA encodes:
- a CDS encoding DUF6602 domain-containing protein, yielding MSTGPQTPGVEAYYDTLQKLFHLQSQVLSGVLPHYGERGANDEERARDFLSKVLPRKFSVGTGFIVCSAPDLPPSSQTDIVIYDEIHNSPLHRELSAYVYPAEMVYGTVEVKATLRSGDLKKILEDVQRVRAMAKHRWYVRYLSRPRDPARPTELVVVPDEFTISAPPSRSFVFAFSQEGWSSIEGLADSLTRATREVPAHLHGLVVLSDNWYLAQEAYAGRDPRYYTSTKNALLQFVNGLVHSLASLPMFQCSIDKYLGARGA
- a CDS encoding IS1380 family transposase, which gives rise to MATDCIPQVTFEFQGVPQPIMARFDQAHASSDGGALLLKALDDRLGVTERLAHSVRDPRQPGKVEHELIELVRQRVYGIACGYADCNDAARLAEDPVHKLLLERDPLAGPALASQPTLSRFENAVGWRELYLASVGLADLVIEHHRARLKGRARRITIDLDPTDDPTHGQQEFTFFNGHYDTWCYLPLAATLTFNAEPTQYLVAAVLRPGNSPAKRGAIGLLTRLVPRLRAAFPRAIVRVRLDGGFASPEVLDFLDAEADEYVVAMASNVRLVKRSRRLMGRARRLSQASGQTEHLFGETRYAARKWTRKRRVIIKAEVVRHPERASKNNPRFVVTNLPDPPEVVYQVYCARGDMENRLKELHHGLEMDRTSCHRFTANQFRVLLTAAAYILFQTLQAHAQGTACADAQVSTLRERLLKLAAWVERSARRIVLHLPTTYPWLTTWRQIAVAVGAAPA